One genomic window of Eleginops maclovinus isolate JMC-PN-2008 ecotype Puerto Natales chromosome 12, JC_Emac_rtc_rv5, whole genome shotgun sequence includes the following:
- the LOC134873921 gene encoding E3 SUMO-protein ligase ZBED1-like isoform X1, translating into MCVCASVYVYKVTTSVRVRIIWGRSAGKFVVKLSLADQLLAQCYFNILFILGRKMNPFIENAVKDEQRIKRATGLCKQLVAVFTHSWKKKAALKQAQQDLNLPQQSLVTECPTRWGSGQKMIGRVLEQSKALCQVLSEDRKTRHLVPTWQDTDVLESVNNALGPPQEFKDALSGEDYVSVSYLKPVLHLLRTATLAETDQDTNLTKEIKSRALHYIEEKYSDPVTQELLDITSFLDPRFKKSYISEENVPYIKDRVKMEMEQVAQKLCVTTHPMPLSAEEEPPSTSTKRKRSLGSFFKTKAVPASSTVQLEDTIKAELDNYLITPTIDGEQDPLAWWRVHNVNFPWLSKLARKYLCIPATSAPSERLFSASGNIVTCQRASLKPAKVDMLVFLAKNLGKGKIY; encoded by the exons atgtgtgtttgtgcgagtgtgtatgtttacaaggtTACTACAAGTGTGAGAGTTCGTATTATCTGGGGACGAAGCGCCGGGAAGTTTGTTGTCAAGCTGTCGTTAGCTGACCAACTGTTAGcgcaatgctactttaacatactgtttatcctagggagaaaaatgaaccctttcatcg aaaatgctgtcaaagatgagcaaagaaTCAAACGGGCCACAGGACTTTGCAAGCAGCTGGTTGCGGtcttcactcacagctggaagaagaaggcgGCACTAAAACAGGCACAGCAAGACTTGAACCTACCTCAACAGTCACTGGTCACTGAATGTCCGACACGATGGGGCTCCGGGCAGAAAATGATTGGGAGGGTGTTGGAGCAGAGCAAGGCACTGTGCCAGGTTCTgtctgaagacaggaagacgcGGCACCTGGTCCCCACTTGGCAAGACACAGATGTCCttgaatctgtaaacaatgCCCTCGGTCCTCCTCAGGAGTTCAAAGACGCCCTCTCAGGTGAGGACTACGTAAGCGTGTCATACCTGAAGCCagtgctccatctcctcagaaCAGCAACGCTTGCTGAAACTGACCAGGACACGAATCTCACCAAGGAGATCAAATCAAGAGCTCTCCACTACattgaagagaaatacagcgacccagtgacacaggagctcttggacatcacatccttccttgatccaagattcaagaagagctacataagtgaagagaatgtcccatacatcaaagacagagtgaagatggaaatggaacaggtggcacaaaag TTGTGTGTCACAACCCATCCCATGCCCCtgagtgcagaagaagaaccaccATCCACCTCTACAAAGCGAAAGCGGTCACTGGGCAGCTTTTTCAAGACCAAGGCGGTCCCTGCTTCCTCTACTGTGCAGTTGGAGGATACCATTAAAGCAGAACTGGACAACTACCTCATAACTCCTACCATTGATGGAGAGCAAGATCCACTGGCCTGGTGGAGAGTGCACAATGTCAACTTCCCATGGCTTAGCAAGTTGGCTCGTAAGTACCTTTGCATACCAGCAACGAgtgcaccatcagagagactgTTCAGTGCCAGTGGCAATATTGTCACATGTCAGCGTGCAAGTCTGAAGCCAGCAAAGGttgacatgttggttttcttggccAAAAATCTGGGGAAGGGgaagatttattga
- the LOC134873921 gene encoding E3 SUMO-protein ligase ZBED1-like isoform X2: MGLKECLANWGLKEEAQTCITTDNASNMVKAMGLNQWTRLQCFGHRLHLAIENAVKDEQRIKRATGLCKQLVAVFTHSWKKKAALKQAQQDLNLPQQSLVTECPTRWGSGQKMIGRVLEQSKALCQVLSEDRKTRHLVPTWQDTDVLESVNNALGPPQEFKDALSGEDYVSVSYLKPVLHLLRTATLAETDQDTNLTKEIKSRALHYIEEKYSDPVTQELLDITSFLDPRFKKSYISEENVPYIKDRVKMEMEQVAQKLCVTTHPMPLSAEEEPPSTSTKRKRSLGSFFKTKAVPASSTVQLEDTIKAELDNYLITPTIDGEQDPLAWWRVHNVNFPWLSKLARKYLCIPATSAPSERLFSASGNIVTCQRASLKPAKVDMLVFLAKNLGKGKIY, translated from the exons ATGGGGCTGAAGGAGTGCTTGGCCAACTGGGGTCTAAAAGAAGAGGCCCAGACGTGCATAACAACAGACAACGCTTCAAATATGGTCAAAGCAATGGGACTTAACCAATGGAccagactgcagtgctttggacacaggctgcatcttgcaattg aaaatgctgtcaaagatgagcaaagaaTCAAACGGGCCACAGGACTTTGCAAGCAGCTGGTTGCGGtcttcactcacagctggaagaagaaggcgGCACTAAAACAGGCACAGCAAGACTTGAACCTACCTCAACAGTCACTGGTCACTGAATGTCCGACACGATGGGGCTCCGGGCAGAAAATGATTGGGAGGGTGTTGGAGCAGAGCAAGGCACTGTGCCAGGTTCTgtctgaagacaggaagacgcGGCACCTGGTCCCCACTTGGCAAGACACAGATGTCCttgaatctgtaaacaatgCCCTCGGTCCTCCTCAGGAGTTCAAAGACGCCCTCTCAGGTGAGGACTACGTAAGCGTGTCATACCTGAAGCCagtgctccatctcctcagaaCAGCAACGCTTGCTGAAACTGACCAGGACACGAATCTCACCAAGGAGATCAAATCAAGAGCTCTCCACTACattgaagagaaatacagcgacccagtgacacaggagctcttggacatcacatccttccttgatccaagattcaagaagagctacataagtgaagagaatgtcccatacatcaaagacagagtgaagatggaaatggaacaggtggcacaaaag TTGTGTGTCACAACCCATCCCATGCCCCtgagtgcagaagaagaaccaccATCCACCTCTACAAAGCGAAAGCGGTCACTGGGCAGCTTTTTCAAGACCAAGGCGGTCCCTGCTTCCTCTACTGTGCAGTTGGAGGATACCATTAAAGCAGAACTGGACAACTACCTCATAACTCCTACCATTGATGGAGAGCAAGATCCACTGGCCTGGTGGAGAGTGCACAATGTCAACTTCCCATGGCTTAGCAAGTTGGCTCGTAAGTACCTTTGCATACCAGCAACGAgtgcaccatcagagagactgTTCAGTGCCAGTGGCAATATTGTCACATGTCAGCGTGCAAGTCTGAAGCCAGCAAAGGttgacatgttggttttcttggccAAAAATCTGGGGAAGGGgaagatttattga